The genomic window aagaaagaaacagatcaaatgggaaaaaaagcacaaaaaagagtaaagtgaaaaaatatgcttcgatctgtattcagactacGAATGTTGAAAGCATTTTCCtttctgagtcctttgtacttgtcttggatcattgtgttgctgagaaaagctgagtcattcatagttgatcatcatacaatattgcagATGCTGTATACAATGTATCCTGATTCTGCtcaatttcactttgcatcagttcctacaagtcttttcaggtttttctgaaatctgcctattcatcatttcttattgcacttgcattcaattacattcacatatcacagcttgttcagccatttcctaactgATGCTCATCCCCCTAATTTCCAacattttgccaccacaaaaagtctGCTTTAACTATTTTTGCACATGTTGGTCCTTTcacctttttttatgatctctttgggatacagacctagtagtggtattgccggATCATAGAGTAATCTGACAAAACCTTGGTTGTGTTGGTTTTGTtcgtacaaaacctttttaatttaatataatcaaaatgatctatttaatCTTTTGTAATCCTCTCTATCTCTAGTTTGgtcaagaattcttcccttccccatatatctgacaggtagattattccttgctcttctaatttgtttatggtgtcaccctttatgtctaaatcacgcAATCATTTTggcatatggtatgagatgtttgTCCATACCTAGTTTgtgtcctattgttttccagttttgccagaagattttgtcaaatagtgagttccctTACTAGTGaagttttgttatctatttcttcctgttgctcacttaacttctcttttaagaatTGGGATgttatataagactgcatgccatcttggggaggaaaggtggggaataaaatttagaatttacgaaagtgattgttgaaaactgaaaacaaataaattaataaatttgggaaaagataaaaaaaactgaagaaaaaaagaatcttgatgttataccacttggtgtaCATATGGTTAGTATTgctattgtttcattgtctatggtaccttttagcaagatacaatttccttccttatctcttttaatttgatctatttttgctttaacTTTGAGGTCAGAATTActaccactgctttttttttatttcagctggtGTATGTAATAGGTTCTGCTCTAGTTCCGCACTTTTACTCTGTATGtgcctctctgcttcaagtgtttcttgtaggattttggtttttgatctactctgcattccaattccatttaatgggaaagttcatcccattcacattcacaattatgattactgtgtttACCTCCATTCTATTCTCCCTCCTgtcatctctttcctttcaccctttccctcctcaccagtgttttgcttctgtctaccaccttccttagtctgccctcccttttcagTACCTATCTTACTTACCcatttacttaatctcctccccctcctatttccctttcaggtaagatagatttctatagtcaACCAactgtgtatgttattttctATGTAAGTCAATactcatgagagtaaggttcaagtgatgctcattgccactccccccccccccatcttcaCCTCCATTGTAATAGTTCTCACCTCTTCATGGGAgattatttaccccattctacctttcccttccttctgcatccattgtattcctctttcccttaattttttatatcattccctCAAATGCATCTTATACccgtaccctctgtctatgtatctagCTATAttattagtgatacaatttttaataCTTTAAATAATTTAACTTAATAACTGTAGTAATTATAAGAATCATCTTCCCATTAGGGATTTAAacagtttagctctattgaatcccttgttttttctttaccctttttatctgtttatgcttctctcGGGCCTTGAAATTGGAGATTAAATATTTGGTTTAATTTtgttctccttatgaaagcttgaaatccttctatttcatttttttcccttaatgtattatgcttaattttgccgggtaagtgattcttggtcaTAGTCCTAACTCATTTGCTTTCCAGATTTtaatcatgttccatgacctccaaTGTTTTAATGTTGCACCCAGCAActtctgtgtaatcctgattacAGTTCCCCGATATTTGAGTTTCTTTCTGTTCACTTGTCTGTCTGGTCACatattttctttgacctgaaatttggctgcaatgttccttggagttcttattttgggatctcttttctgaggtgatcagtggattctttcaatgactatattgccctctgactccgggacatcagggcagttttcctggataattttttgaaagatgctgtccaggtcctccttttgatcatggcttttaggtagtccaatgattcagATGTTGTCTCTCTGCAATCTagtttccagatcagttgtttttccaataaggtattttacattttcttccatttttttcaatcttttgaatttgtttgattgattcttgacatctcatagagccattagcttctgcttgcccagttctaacttttaaggtgttgttttcctcaattggcttttgtacttccttttccattttgtccattgtactttttaagaagttgttttcttcagtggatttttttgtaacttcttttccatttaaccaGTTCTACATTtaaagcagttgttttctttttccaagcttttgactctttttttcataattctcttacataactctcatttcttttctcaatttttcttctacctttcttacgtgatttttaagctcctttttgaactcttctatgagttctttctggCCTTAAAACCACCatgtttttctttggggtttttcaATAAGTGTTttggtattattatcctcttctgagtttctgtcttgatcttccctgtcaccataactttctatggtcagattatttttttgttattggggtttttatttttcatccctttcttttcaattttgagCTCTGCCCCTGAGGTGACAGGGAcagtctcaggcttcttgtgccaggtgCTGCAGGTCCTGACTATATTTACCTGGTGCTGCCCTGATGTAGTCCTGAGGACCACTCAGAACCCTCCTGTCTGGTGCTGCAGTAAGAGGATATGGTGATGGTGATAAGGTGGCTGGTATTACTGGAAAActtaggggtctggcagcttatctGGGGCTAAGCTGGggtcctagtagtggtatttggTGTGTGCTGAAGCCAGtggggtgtttctgcatttccctagGGCAGGAGGTGGTCTGGATGCTGGGGGCTGCCTGTTTGCCCAAGGCTATGCTGAAGAACTTGACAGTTCTCAGAGCTGGAATCTGGCCATTCTTCTAGCTATGCTGAAACTAGTAGAGGGTCCTGGTGTTAACATGTGCCTACTCCACTGCAATGGGGCTCATGACCTACCACTAGTTTTCTGACATGGGACTTACTGCTGGCATGCTAGGATGCTTCCTGTCCTAGACTGGGCTCCCCTTTTACTTGAATAAGAGAGACCTTTGctgccaatcttccaagttttCTGGactcaaagattgtttcaccacaactttttgctggttctgttattccaggatttgttttggggtgctcttttatagttgtttggaggtAAATATGGAAGAGTTATGGCGATTTACTCCTTACTCCATCACCTTGGTTCCCAGAAACAATTATTCAAGCTACACTTCTTAAGACATCATGTGCTCTACAAATCCACCATACTTTCTGAAAGGAATTTAATGTTAAACCATTAAataaggggttcttaaccttaggtgagtgtgtatatatgtgtgcgtatttgtatacacacagagagatgcTTGTGTGTATTTTTAACAATTATCCTAATATAACTGTTTTCCTCTGAAatcctttgtgttttattttatgcatttaaaaacatcgtTCTGGGATGGGGTCATTAGGCTTCCCCACACTGCCAAAGGCTATCCACAGCCCAAgagaaggttaagaacccctgacttaAAGAGTTTACTATGTTAATAATAAGTGTCCTTGCtcagggattttatttttctttgtttcttaattggggaatggggggtacagggaggagggagagaaaggagatttttgttgactgaaaaaaaaataattttttttttttaagtgtcctAGTCTGGGAGTTAGGCCACCACTTGTTGCCAACTTGGCAATTCCCTTCAACCTCTCTGAGTCAAAGTctcatcacctgtaaaataaaaggattaaactagatgatctctaaggtctctctctCAACTTTAAAATTCTCTGAATTCAagcttttaagttttttttttaaattctatttaattttattttcaagttcatagtctctccctctctccttccagaCCTCAGTCCCCTTCTGAGAAAGCgagaaaaaaatctgataacCAAAGCAAAACCCCTAATTGGTCACatccaaaaaccaaacaaaaatcaaTCTGCATTCGGAGTCCAATATTTATCTGTCTGGAGGAGGGTAGCGTATTTTAATCCTGAGTCCTCTGAAACTGTGGTTGGCCACTGTTGGCCACTTTTGTGGTTGGTCACTGGATCAGAGGTCCTAAGTCTTTTAAGGCtgttttacaatattgttatttgAATACATTCTTCATAAGAGCAAACCATAACACATTTTCATAGCAGGCTCTGTATTCAGAAAACCAAAAGAGCTTAATGTGTTTGGTTGTGCTGGTCACTACAAGTCTAACACTTTAGGCTGGTACATTCTAGAAATTCTAAAAACAGAGAAGTATAAGAATCCAAAAGGTGCAAGCTTATGTGCTTCCTTTCTGATGGTTTTTCCAAGTTTCAGGGAAGAAtgaaaattgactttttttttttggataagtTGTGCTTCCTCCTTGAAGAgcttattctatttcttttctttaaagaatgCTTCATTCCTTCTATCTCTCCTCCAACTCACTCCCCAGTCTAAAGGAGATACAGTGGCATCATCTGTCCCCTGTAGTAACACTCCTGATTCACCTGCCACATCTTTGCAATAATAATTCAGGGCCTTGTTTACAGTAGGAGAATACCAGAGGCACTCGTAATGTAAAAAATGACAGCATCCATCTTTGAATAGGCTGCACCCCGCTTTAAGTGTGCGGTTCCTGTTCAGGTACACTGTGTGTGTACAAGTAAATACTATTTCTTATCTGGCCACTCAAGCATGGAAATTTTTATGTGCAAATAGCAGTTGGACTGTTACTTAAAGAGGGGCAAATGGTGCCTTTCTGGCTTAAGTAACtcttaaaagataaataaaaactaTATTGCAAATCTGCAGCTGGTTTGCAATAAGGGCCTTTCTCACCAGAAGATAGTCACCAGGAAACAAACTCTGTTGCACTCACAACATGTAGATATAAACGAAATTGAATTTCAACTTTTAACCTCTCTTTTACTACAAGAtgcaattttaaattaaattgctttaaaaaaaaagtccagttctaaagaaaataggaaattgaACAGCCATAATCAGTACTTTTACCACTAGCCGTAAAGGGCAAAGCTTAGCCCTTCTAAATCATCCTGAACACACTGGGACCATCAGTTTGCTTGTCCtattaaatattttggttttcctgaaatggaaaataaaatgttgacATGTGCAGGGATTACTTTCAGTAAATTGACACAGTGAGTGAAAAAGTTACTTGCCACTAAGTGCTAAATAAGACAGTTAAAGAGACGGGGTGGGCAAAGAACTGATGACATCTCAATCAGAAAAGCACACTTTAAAAGGTCTCTTTTGGTGTCTCAGGAGGGCACTCACCGAGTCCCCCCTCCCTTCAATGACACTCAAAGTTAATGACGGTAATTACCTGATTAGTCCAAGTGTAACTCCCCAACCATTAGGTCTTCTTCAAAGTGCATTTACGCACAGACTTAAAGAgactgggggatggggaaggagaaaggaatctCACCAAAACACAAAAAGACAACACATTTTGGGATGCTGGAAAGATAGCTTCACCCAGAAGAAGGCTAAAGATCACCAATTTAAGcatgaattagaataggcaactGGAGAGGTGGGGCATCTTGGTCTtggcccctccctccctccaacgACACTCAAGGTTAATGACAGTCATTATCTGATTGATCCAATTACAACTACTTGGTTTTGTTCAAACTGAACTAAAAAGGTTAGGGGGAGGAAACTCAGGAAAGGATAAAATGCAACACATTTGGGGGATCCCAGCAACATTACTCAGCCTTCTAGAAGGGTTCGTGCTCACTAACTTAAGCATAAATGAGAAGGAGGTGGCCTGGGAGGATGGGGCATCTTGGTCCagccctctccttctctcccttccccaagggCTGGCCAGATCCCTCCGGGCCCTCCCAGCAATGCAGACAAGGCATACTCACATCTCCGTCTGCTGGCCTCTGGTCATCACAGTCCCTGGTCGGGCTGATGTCCTGCCGCATGACCCAGATGGGCTCTTTTGGCTCATCCGGGGTGTAAGGCGAACGGATGGTCCTGGTTTTCACCTCCTCGATGGCCTCCTTAATGTCCTTGATGGCCAGTGAGATGGCATCCCTCTTCTCCTTGCTGTAGCGCTGCTGCCCCGCTTCCCCGGCGTGCACGGCGGGCCGGGGTCCCACGGGGGCGGGCTGCCCAGGAGGGCTCCCCCGCTCCCCCGCGTCGTCCCCGCCGTCCGGGCTGGGCGCCCGCTCCAGGTTCTGCTCCGCCTCGGGCATGTCCTCGGCGGCCCGGTCGAGGCTCTGAGAGCTCATGCTCTGCTTGACCTCGGCCACGATCTGGTCGATGTCCTCCTCCTGCTCGTAGCTGTCCATGCGCGGGTAGGGGGCGAACTCGGCCTCCTTCTCGGGGCTGTCCGACTCGCCGTCGGAGCGCTCGTCGTAGTGGTGCAGCCGCGCGCCCAGGGCCTCTTGGCGGTAGCTGTCGGCCTCCTCGCGCTCCCGCTCGTACAGCCGCAGCCCGTCGCGGCCGTCCAGCTCGGCCGTGTCCCCGATCTCCTCGTACACATGCTCCTGCAGCCCCGCGTAGTCCGCGTAGGGCTCGGCGTAGGGCTCGTCCTCGCCGCGGTGGAAGAGCCGGTGCGTGTAGACGTAGCCCGAGTAGGCGGCGTTCATGGCCTCCTCGTGCTCCAGCGAGTGGAAGTGCAGGTGGTTGGGCAGGCTCCGGCGGTGGGCGGCCTCGGCGTGCTCGGCCTCGGCGCTCTCCGTGTACTCCTCGGCCTCGGGCCGGTACTGCACGGCGTAGGCGCTCTCGTCCTCGTTCTCCTGGCCCCGCTCGGGGTCGTAGCCGTCCTCGGCCGCCGCGGCGATCACGTCCCCTTCGGCCGTGTCCGTGTGGTTGTGGAAGCCGCTCTCCGTGCTGGCCGAGCGGGCCAGGGAGCCCCCTCGGTCGTCCTCCTCCGGCCCCCGGACGGGGTAGGGGGCTGCATGCTGCGCCTGCCCGTCGGGGTGCTCCAGGTCGGCCTCCACCGATTCATTCACTTCTCCCGATTCTCCGCTCCCTGGCTCATCGATCACCTCCACATCTGGCGATCCCTCCACGTGGCTCATGGTGGGGAGGAGGGCGAGCTCGGGAAGGGGATGTCGGCCCGCTTACTCCGCCCTCATCCTCCTGGCTGTAtctggaagagagggaggggggggagagaaaaactGTATAAAGTCGAAGTCAAGAGCCAAGCACCAGGAGAACCACAAAACAGCAAAAACAGCTTGGAATGTTGGGGGGGGGCGGCGGGGGGGGGAGATGCATTTGTGAGCCATTTCCCCCAGTGCTTGGGACGTAGTATGTACCCTGAACCAAATAAATGTTGgtgaaaataaattgaattgtTGGTACGTTCTTTAACCAGGACCCATCGACGggttagcttttctttttttaagtacttactgtacCATTTCTTCCTTTACCTGGGCTCAGCTGATTGTGCAGAACCAGTTCCTGACTAGATATATCTGAAATAAATGCTTAGAAAAAAGATCACATCCAACCCCTCCGCCTCCACCTCGGCATCTTCCTTCCTGAGGTTTTTCTGTAGTTCAGAATTTCTTATGACCTCTTGCTCACTCTGGAGCAAGTGAAGATATCACCACTTTCCATGAGAGGAGAAACACCAGGCCAAGGAAAGAAAAGGTGAGAGGTGAATTCCTTAATAAAAGCTGTTGTACAAGATCAGCATCTCGTGTCCTCTGTGGTTTTTATCTTTAAGCTCATATTTGAAAGAGGTCAGGTACCGGGCATCGTTACGACAACTGACACCAGCGTAgtgtgattaaaaacaaaaacctgacaAATCACTGAATTTCAGTCTTAAAACTTGGATTCGGAGTAACTAGATCTGAATCTCAGTTGCTTAGATGATTAGTAGTAGGACTTTGGGTGAGTAACAATGTTACCATATAGTGGAGATTATGTCTAGAGTCGAAAGTCCTAGCTTCAAATCCTGCAGCTAAACTAACGtcgagtgactttcccaggatcacacggGCACTAAGTTGCACAACTGGGATACAAACCAAGTAGCTGTAGCTCCAAACCCAACCCTTGTTGCTATGCAGCTGGGGAGTAGCATAGACTGGGTATTGTATCAAGTCAAATACAGAATACTTATTTTTCCAAGTTCCTTTACTAACACATGCATAAAAGCCACTGCTAGCTTAAATTACCCATTTGTTTAGTACTTCTTAATTTTAATAATAGCCTTTCAGAACAACAATCAATTGACTTAAGACACATTGTTTAAGTTGTTTACGTTTGGTGGGGCAATATAAATTCTCCTTAGATAAAATGCTTGCTGCTGAGACGCTGAAGATTTTAATGAAAGTGACATTCAAGGAGAGGGATCCAGTAAGCCTTTGTCATTAAGTAGGACTGGAAAACTGAAAGTCTCGGTTTCCTGGAGGGGAGAGGGCTTACTCCCTAGAGATTTCTCTACCCGTTGTTGATAGCTGGCCTGTAGGAAATTCCTTATTCCCAAGAGGTGcatatttcacttttaaaagaaaataatacttgctTCATTTCATCATATAGCTAACTTCTGTTTTAGATTTTGGTTGTTTAAAAAAACTATGATTTCAGCAGaacaaatttatttgaaaaatataatgCCTCAAAATGGTACTACAGTTTTGTCAGGTTACTCACATAACAAAAAAAGATTGTTAGCTTAAATGGCCCACTTGAAGTACAATTCCTCTCTACTAACGTACAAATTTCTCTAATTTAAACTAAGATCCCAAACCACTTAAATATGATTCCTTCACTGGTAAAAATCTAACATTGAAATACTTATGAGTAAATTGCTgtcataaaaaatagaaaaaagtaaaaatagttttGTAAAATGTGTAAAAATTGTAAGCCTCTGCAATGAAAACtaagaaaagcatttaaaaacaattcctTTGAAAAGTAAGAATGTTAACTTTGAAGTATTATGAGGGAATTGATGTCGTTACAAATGTACATTCTATGAAGGAATTGACTAAAACATAAACTAAAACATAACTTATCAACAAGTTCTTTACCTGGCATTCCATGATTCTATGTCACTAGGGCTGGGGCACCATGGTAACAAATACACAAGGCTCCATCTCTCTTCTTGCCTCACCCCACAAAGCCTGTGCCAGAGATGCTAACTAAGCTAAAATTCCCTACTCTGATTTGCATCCCCTATAACAAGGAACACTGGTAGGAAGTACCCTCTGAAAACCTACAGTGTACCTACAGCGCAAGTCAAtctaatcaaatgaaataataactgtaaaatgcttagcacagtgctggcacataataagcattttatataaatgtttgttcatcagttattgttattattattaatattaatattattattatattattattaattataattatcagttattattattgaacTATTATTGTTCatcagttttgtgtgtgtgtgtataagcaaATACAGGTATGTCTTTTGATCTCAGAACATTAGTGAGAATTGTTCAATACTGACAGTTATCACTTTGCATTAATAATTGCTTTTCTAGGATAGGCCATTTTAGTAgtaaaagaaaatggagacaatataATTTCTTGTAAATTCGCTCAGCAAAACACTTGATATGATCAAGGAAGATTCATGGATTTATCATCAGATGAAATTTCCTTCAGGAGTTGTTTCCTTGCTTTGTAAAAGGGTTTCTTTATGTCATGGAACCTGCCCCGttagtctggtaaagcctatgcaccccttctcagaataatatttttaaatgcacaaattaaaatatataggatccataatagtaataataatagctcacatttatataacacctactatgtaacaggtactgtactaaaaactttaataaatattatctcctttgattcttacCACAATCTTAGGaactaagtgctattattttccccaattttacgAAGGATATCAACTATACtgaaataaagttataaaaatattcttaattacaaattcatggaccccaggttaagatccCTTGCTTTAATGATTCTAATATCCAAATAAATTTCATTCTGCTGAATGATGAATGCCACAGCTTCATTCCCTCTGATATACCTATC from Notamacropus eugenii isolate mMacEug1 chromosome 1, mMacEug1.pri_v2, whole genome shotgun sequence includes these protein-coding regions:
- the APBA1 gene encoding amyloid-beta A4 precursor protein-binding family A member 1 isoform X6, with amino-acid sequence MSHVEGSPDVEVIDEPGSGESGEVNESVEADLEHPDGQAQHAAPYPVRGPEEDDRGGSLARSASTESGFHNHTDTAEGDVIAAAAEDGYDPERGQENEDESAYAVQYRPEAEEYTESAEAEHAEAAHRRSLPNHLHFHSLEHEEAMNAAYSGYVYTHRLFHRGEDEPYAEPYADYAGLQEHVYEEIGDTAELDGRDGLRLYEREREEADSYRQEALGARLHHYDERSDGESDSPEKEAEFAPYPRMDSYEQEEDIDQIVAEVKQSMSSQSLDRAAEDMPEAEQNLERAPSPDGGDDAGERGSPPGQPAPVGPRPAVHAGEAGQQRYSKEKRDAISLAIKDIKEAIEEVKTRTIRSPYTPDEPKEPIWVMRQDISPTRDCDDQRPADGDSPSPDSSSPRGAESSSRQHHQDDLAESSSNKEELLEEEILGPMLVSTHYFSKTPAERPLISLSRKSLASFPTYVEVPGPCDPEDLIDGIIFAANYLGSTQLLSDKTPSKNVRMMQAQEAVSRIKAQLIAQSIGQAFSVAYQEFLRANGINPEDLSQKEYSDLLNTQDMYNDDLIHFSKSENCKDVFIEKQKGEILGVVIVESGWGSILPTVIIANMMHGGPAEKSGKLNIGDQIMSINGTSLVGLPLSTCQSIIKGLKNQSRVKLNIVRCPPVTTVLIRRPDLRYQLGFSVQNGIICSLMRGGIAERGGVRVGHRIIEINGQSVVATPHEKIVHILSNAVGEIHMKTMPAAMYRLLTAQEQPVYI
- the APBA1 gene encoding amyloid-beta A4 precursor protein-binding family A member 1 isoform X7, with translation MSHVEGSPDVEVIDEPGSGESGEVNESVEADLEHPDGQAQHAAPYPVRGPEEDDRGGSLARSASTESGFHNHTDTAEGDVIAAAAEDGYDPERGQENEDESAYAVQYRPEAEEYTESAEAEHAEAAHRRSLPNHLHFHSLEHEEAMNAAYSGYVYTHRLFHRGEDEPYAEPYADYAGLQEHVYEEIGDTAELDGRDGLRLYEREREEADSYRQEALGARLHHYDERSDGESDSPEKEAEFAPYPRMDSYEQEEDIDQIVAEVKQSMSSQSLDRAAEDMPEAEQNLERAPSPDGGDDAGERGSPPGQPAPVGPRPAVHAGEAGQQRYSKEKRDAISLAIKDIKEAIEEVKTRTIRSPYTPDEPKEPIWVMRQDISPTRDCDDQRPADGDSPSPDSSSPRGAESSSRQHHQDDLAESSSNKESRKSLASFPTYVEVPGPCDPEDLIDGIIFAANYLGSTQLLSDKTPSKNVRMMQAQEAVSRIKAPEGESQPMTEVDLFISTQRIKVLNADTQAQLIAQSIGQAFSVAYQEFLRANGINPEDLSQKEYSDLLNTQDMYNDDLIHFSKSENCKDVFIEKQKGEILGVVIVESGWGSILPTVIIANMMHGGPAEKSGKLNIGDQIMSINGTSLVGLPLSTCQSIIKGLKNQSRVKLNIVRCPPVTTVLIRRPDLRYQLGFSVQNGIICSLMRGGIAERGGVRVGHRIIEINGQSVVATPHEKIVHILSNAVGEIHMKTMPAAMYRLLTAQEQPVYI